In Patescibacteria group bacterium, a single window of DNA contains:
- a CDS encoding helix-turn-helix domain-containing protein, with amino-acid sequence MSQITDSLKNLGLTQTEVKIYLAALKYSTIGVNELVKQTNVNRTTIYHALGTLTDKGLVGKKISGQKILFTATDPKNIQNLLQEKIRMLEKQKGEISAIIPLLLQSMEQPENKISVYHYEGIEGVKTVIEDALYCKSKHWDIISPIKNFFSEFDKNYAKYFVETRQAKGITSRSLWEYQESQKLMTPQQLLERNPRVLPPVMYGKFSSVIDIYDDKVLIISSLKELSAVLIQSKEFHDTMLAIFEGLWSVSSGIILKNSAQ; translated from the coding sequence ATGTCCCAAATCACCGACTCTCTAAAAAATCTAGGTCTGACGCAAACTGAAGTAAAGATATACCTCGCTGCTTTGAAATACTCGACGATCGGGGTAAATGAACTGGTCAAACAAACCAACGTTAACCGGACGACAATTTATCACGCCCTAGGCACTTTGACAGACAAGGGACTGGTCGGGAAAAAAATTTCCGGACAAAAAATACTTTTCACCGCCACCGACCCGAAAAACATCCAAAACCTGCTCCAAGAAAAAATTAGAATGCTAGAAAAACAAAAAGGTGAAATCTCCGCTATTATCCCGCTCCTGCTACAAAGCATGGAACAGCCGGAAAATAAAATCAGCGTCTATCACTATGAAGGGATCGAGGGCGTAAAAACAGTAATCGAAGACGCACTCTACTGCAAATCAAAACACTGGGATATTATTTCTCCCATTAAAAACTTTTTTTCTGAATTTGATAAAAATTACGCCAAATATTTCGTGGAAACCCGCCAAGCCAAAGGTATTACCAGCCGATCGCTCTGGGAATACCAAGAAAGTCAAAAACTAATGACCCCGCAACAGCTCCTGGAACGCAACCCTCGCGTCCTGCCGCCGGTAATGTACGGAAAATTTTCTTCAGTCATCGATATTTACGATGACAAAGTGCTGATTATTTCTTCACTCAAAGAACTGTCGGCAGTACTAATCCAATCAAAAGAATTTCACGATACCATGCTCGCGATATTTGAAGGATTGTGGTCCGTGTCTAGCGGGATAATATTAAAAAACTCCGCCCAATAA
- a CDS encoding amidohydrolase family protein, whose amino-acid sequence MIIDVHTHTTTHDLWDLHTKTATLTDLEGLAAQYDVRKIILMATYFPTKGTGLHNLDLLRRIGESKLFAMCASLNAMTADGLHIGLQEISLLAREKMIVGIKLYPGYQNFHLSDRRIDPLYELAEKYRLPVTVHTGELHHCCPVKDRGEGRGRCGQVCPIDEWQNLARPSQIIEAATRFPEVNFVLAHLANPYFSELLYDVMAVLPNVYTDISGQFRSGTEEATEEYKDEVLAQIKMFISSGQAGIDRVMFGTDFPIQSYADTVDFVERLGLGKEDKEKIYWRNAARLFALDIG is encoded by the coding sequence ATGATTATCGATGTCCATACCCATACTACTACGCACGATCTGTGGGATTTACATACCAAAACCGCCACACTGACCGATCTGGAAGGATTGGCCGCGCAGTACGACGTCAGGAAAATCATCCTGATGGCAACGTATTTTCCGACCAAAGGCACGGGACTGCACAATTTGGATCTGCTGCGCCGAATCGGAGAAAGCAAACTTTTTGCCATGTGCGCCAGTCTAAACGCTATGACTGCTGACGGTCTACACATCGGTCTGCAGGAGATCAGCCTCTTGGCGCGAGAAAAAATGATCGTCGGGATTAAGCTCTATCCCGGTTATCAAAATTTTCACCTTTCCGATCGACGAATCGATCCACTGTATGAGCTCGCGGAAAAGTATCGTTTGCCGGTGACGGTTCATACCGGTGAGTTGCATCACTGCTGCCCGGTCAAAGATCGGGGAGAGGGTCGCGGTCGCTGCGGTCAAGTCTGCCCGATTGACGAGTGGCAAAATTTGGCGCGACCGTCGCAGATTATCGAAGCAGCGACACGCTTTCCCGAAGTCAATTTTGTGCTGGCACATCTGGCCAATCCCTACTTCAGTGAGTTGCTGTATGACGTGATGGCAGTATTGCCAAACGTCTACACGGATATTTCCGGACAGTTTCGTTCGGGAACAGAAGAAGCGACTGAGGAATACAAAGATGAAGTGTTGGCGCAAATCAAAATGTTTATTTCGTCAGGGCAAGCCGGCATCGATCGAGTGATGTTTGGTACAGACTTTCCTATTCAGTCTTACGCCGACACGGTTGATTTCGTGGAACGGCTGGGACTAGGTAAAGAAGACAAGGAAAAAATCTACTGGCGTAACGCCGCAAGGCTGTTTGCGTTGGATATAGGGTAA
- a CDS encoding phosphopantothenoylcysteine decarboxylase: protein MERKRILVTAGSTVVPIDQVRVISNIFKGKTGTAIAAHFAERGHGVTLLTSNPELLEDYREISNGWNIQVVKFRTFNDLASAMKKLITAGAYDMIVHSAAVSDYQVAQVLTKDVGGQLLPLDAGTKVSSRHGKLYLEMVPTAKLIDKIRTDWGFAGYLVKFKLQVGIGDGELVNIARQSRADSASDLIIANCLEWAAQYAYAIGSDNTAEKISREKIGETIERRAGWYDEK, encoded by the coding sequence ATGGAAAGAAAAAGAATTTTGGTTACCGCCGGGTCCACAGTAGTGCCTATTGATCAGGTGCGAGTTATTTCCAATATCTTTAAGGGCAAAACCGGAACGGCTATTGCTGCACATTTTGCAGAGCGAGGACACGGCGTGACTTTGCTCACCTCAAATCCAGAGCTGCTTGAAGATTACCGCGAGATCAGCAATGGCTGGAATATTCAGGTGGTGAAATTCCGGACGTTCAACGACCTGGCTAGCGCAATGAAAAAGCTGATCACTGCCGGCGCATATGACATGATCGTTCATTCGGCCGCAGTCAGCGACTATCAGGTCGCTCAAGTACTGACGAAAGATGTAGGAGGTCAGTTGTTGCCACTAGACGCTGGTACAAAAGTTTCTTCTCGGCACGGCAAGCTGTATCTGGAAATGGTGCCGACAGCAAAATTGATCGACAAGATTCGGACCGATTGGGGTTTTGCCGGCTATCTGGTCAAGTTCAAACTGCAGGTGGGAATCGGCGACGGAGAGCTAGTCAATATCGCCCGTCAGAGCCGAGCTGATTCGGCATCAGACCTAATCATCGCCAACTGTCTGGAGTGGGCCGCTCAATATGCCTATGCTATTGGGTCTGATAATACGGCAGAGAAAATTTCGCGGGAAAAAATCGGCGAGACGATTGAAAGGAGGGCGGGTTGGTATGACGAAAAATAA
- a CDS encoding flavoprotein — MTKNKVLLGLTGSVASKLDRQIVAALKAEGCEVIVVPTIASLYFSWSLKLEFVKALLASKLGLLGRMLARVIELLFPSKLGAPVVTDAAEWRGLNYKKNMPIEHIVLRDWADVLVIAPLSANTLGKIANGLADNLLTCIVRAWDPAKPVVLAPAMNTKMWQSSFTATHLQSLKNIFQLCVVPPVSKKLACGDEGVGALAAITDIVAAVGVATKSSLDVV, encoded by the coding sequence ATGACGAAAAATAAAGTTTTACTCGGGCTGACTGGGAGTGTAGCTTCCAAGCTCGACAGGCAAATTGTGGCAGCGCTAAAAGCAGAAGGTTGCGAGGTGATCGTTGTTCCAACTATTGCTTCGCTGTATTTCAGCTGGTCTCTCAAGCTCGAGTTTGTTAAAGCGTTGCTAGCAAGCAAGCTTGGCTTACTTGGTAGGATGTTAGCGCGGGTAATCGAGCTATTGTTTCCAAGCAAACTCGGAGCGCCGGTAGTTACCGATGCCGCCGAATGGCGCGGACTCAACTACAAAAAAAATATGCCGATCGAGCATATTGTCTTGCGCGACTGGGCTGATGTGCTGGTAATCGCGCCGCTGTCGGCTAACACGCTTGGCAAAATCGCAAACGGTCTAGCAGACAATCTACTGACTTGTATTGTCCGCGCTTGGGATCCGGCCAAACCAGTTGTGCTGGCACCGGCTATGAATACCAAGATGTGGCAGTCGTCGTTTACCGCAACGCACTTGCAAAGTTTGAAAAATATTTTTCAGCTGTGTGTAGTGCCACCGGTAAGTAAAAAGTTGGCTTGCGGCGATGAAGGAGTTGGTGCACTGGCTGCTATTACTGACATCGTCGCTGCTGTCGGCGTTGCCACAAAATCGTCTCTCGACGTTGTCTAG
- a CDS encoding FAD-dependent oxidoreductase, translating into MENQYDVVIVGGGPAGIVAAIYAARKQLNTVIITPDLGGQMAITNHIENYPGFENISGPELVNKFRLQVEKLGGKFIFDQVVGIEPVDSIFKVKTSGREFMTRTVVLAFGLTPRGLDVPGEEKFKGRGIAFCATCDAPLYKGKTVAVVGGGNSAMEAITELSKIATKVYATHRGDKFSTADPVEVEKISGYANVEVMLNSEITGFIGDKKLEKILVHNNKNEKPDFELAVDGVFLEIGYVTKTDWLKGFVDIDEKGHVLINEKAETSRPGVYAAGDVTNTTYKQIVISGGEGAKAALSAYKYLNNSKTVTPDW; encoded by the coding sequence ATGGAAAATCAATACGATGTTGTCATCGTCGGTGGCGGTCCGGCTGGTATCGTTGCCGCTATTTATGCCGCGCGTAAACAATTAAATACCGTTATTATCACCCCTGACCTCGGCGGTCAGATGGCGATTACCAACCATATAGAAAATTACCCCGGTTTTGAAAATATTTCCGGTCCAGAGTTGGTAAACAAATTTCGTTTGCAGGTGGAAAAGCTGGGCGGTAAATTTATTTTTGATCAAGTCGTCGGTATAGAGCCGGTTGACAGTATTTTTAAAGTCAAAACTTCTGGCAGGGAATTTATGACTCGAACAGTTGTCCTGGCTTTTGGTTTGACACCACGAGGGCTAGATGTTCCCGGAGAAGAAAAGTTTAAAGGACGCGGTATCGCTTTCTGTGCTACTTGTGACGCGCCGCTTTATAAAGGAAAAACCGTGGCAGTAGTTGGCGGTGGTAACAGCGCGATGGAAGCTATTACCGAGTTGTCTAAAATCGCTACCAAAGTTTATGCCACGCATCGCGGCGACAAATTTAGCACCGCTGATCCAGTCGAAGTAGAAAAGATTAGTGGTTACGCCAATGTCGAAGTGATGTTGAACAGTGAAATCACAGGGTTTATCGGGGATAAAAAATTAGAAAAAATTTTGGTTCATAATAATAAAAATGAAAAGCCGGATTTTGAGTTGGCGGTCGACGGCGTGTTTTTAGAAATCGGTTACGTGACTAAAACCGACTGGCTAAAAGGGTTTGTGGATATTGATGAAAAAGGACATGTATTAATCAATGAAAAGGCCGAAACTTCTCGACCCGGCGTTTATGCCGCTGGTGATGTGACCAATACGACTTATAAACAAATTGTTATTTCCGGCGGCGAGGGTGCCAAAGCCGCGTTGTCAGCTTATAAATATTTAAACAACTCCAAAACGGTTACGCCGGATTGGTAG
- a CDS encoding Glu/Leu/Phe/Val dehydrogenase: protein MSNAFSNAMKQLDVAAKYLDFEPEILDKLRSPKRAFNFSLPVKMDNGTTKTFEGYRVQYNDARGPFKGGIRFHPKADMNEVKALSFWMTIKCAVVGIPFGGGKGGVTVDPKKLSATELENLSRAYARALGKNIGPYIDVPAPDVYTTPQIMAWMMDEYEKLVGCHAPGVITGKPLSVGGSLGRDTATAQGAFYVLQSLAKKIRLNKKASLAIQGFGNAGYHLARLAYDAGYVIKAIADSRGGIVALDAKGFDPKEVVVYKENNGELGSNKTKYKKIVSEKVLEEKVDVVVPAALENQITLKNVGKIKAAVVLEVANGPTTPEADVKLFKKSVVVCPDVLTNAGGVTVSYFEWVQNLQGYYWTEKEVFSKLQPIMESSFAAVWDISQEKKVDLRTASFVLAIKRVVEAMKARGY, encoded by the coding sequence ATGTCTAATGCATTTTCCAACGCCATGAAGCAGCTTGACGTCGCTGCCAAATATTTGGATTTTGAGCCAGAGATTTTGGATAAACTACGATCGCCGAAAAGAGCGTTCAATTTTTCTCTTCCGGTAAAAATGGATAATGGCACGACAAAAACTTTTGAAGGTTATCGCGTGCAATACAACGATGCCAGAGGTCCTTTTAAAGGTGGAATCCGTTTTCATCCTAAAGCCGACATGAACGAAGTAAAGGCATTGTCTTTTTGGATGACGATTAAGTGCGCTGTTGTCGGTATTCCTTTTGGTGGTGGCAAAGGCGGCGTGACAGTCGACCCCAAAAAATTGTCAGCAACTGAGCTAGAAAATCTTTCTCGCGCTTATGCTCGCGCACTGGGTAAAAATATTGGTCCATATATTGATGTGCCGGCGCCCGATGTTTACACTACGCCGCAGATCATGGCTTGGATGATGGATGAATACGAAAAATTGGTTGGTTGTCATGCGCCAGGAGTGATTACTGGCAAGCCTCTGTCTGTTGGCGGATCGCTAGGTCGCGACACAGCTACGGCGCAAGGAGCTTTTTATGTTTTGCAGAGTTTGGCTAAAAAAATTAGATTAAACAAAAAAGCGAGTTTGGCAATACAGGGTTTTGGTAACGCCGGTTACCATCTGGCGCGGTTAGCTTACGATGCCGGTTACGTTATTAAGGCGATAGCCGATTCGCGCGGCGGAATAGTGGCGCTGGACGCTAAAGGTTTTGATCCAAAAGAAGTGGTGGTTTACAAGGAAAATAATGGTGAACTGGGCAGTAATAAAACTAAGTACAAAAAAATAGTAAGTGAAAAAGTTTTGGAAGAAAAAGTGGACGTGGTGGTTCCGGCGGCGCTAGAAAATCAAATTACCCTAAAAAATGTCGGCAAGATTAAAGCCGCGGTAGTACTGGAAGTGGCTAACGGACCGACTACTCCCGAGGCTGACGTGAAGTTGTTTAAAAAAAGCGTGGTGGTTTGCCCGGATGTTTTGACCAACGCCGGTGGCGTGACCGTTTCATACTTTGAGTGGGTGCAAAATTTGCAGGGTTATTATTGGACGGAAAAAGAAGTGTTTAGTAAGCTGCAGCCGATTATGGAGAGTTCATTTGCGGCTGTTTGGGATATTTCTCAAGAAAAAAAAGTTGATCTGCGTACTGCTAGTTTTGTTTTGGCAATCAAGCGTGTGGTGGAGGCGATGAAGGCGAGAGGGTATTAA
- a CDS encoding ribonuclease HII — translation MITPTFKLEQIALADGFTLIAGIDEAGRGPWAGPLCAAAVILDIASFSNDAVRDSKMLTAKKREELSPWIKENCIAWSAGEVSSEEIDAIGLQMGNKTAMKRAIENLATKPDFILTDYVGRIEFRTPFKVVKMGDKLSISIAAASIIAKVHRDEIMMRLAEQYPEYRFDLHKGYGTALHQEMIQKYGLCPIHRRSFRPIKQVAKS, via the coding sequence ATGATTACCCCGACTTTTAAACTTGAACAAATCGCCTTGGCTGACGGTTTCACTCTGATCGCCGGTATTGACGAAGCTGGTCGTGGACCTTGGGCTGGACCGCTCTGCGCTGCCGCAGTTATTTTGGATATCGCCAGTTTTAGCAACGACGCTGTTCGTGACTCCAAGATGTTAACGGCCAAAAAGCGTGAAGAGCTTTCTCCTTGGATTAAGGAAAACTGTATTGCTTGGTCGGCCGGTGAAGTTTCTTCCGAGGAGATCGACGCCATTGGTCTGCAAATGGGCAACAAAACCGCCATGAAGCGCGCGATAGAAAACCTCGCCACCAAGCCTGATTTTATCTTGACCGACTATGTCGGTCGGATTGAGTTTCGTACGCCTTTTAAAGTAGTAAAAATGGGCGACAAACTTTCTATTTCTATTGCCGCGGCTTCGATTATCGCCAAGGTTCATCGTGATGAGATAATGATGCGCCTAGCAGAGCAATATCCAGAATATCGTTTTGACCTGCACAAAGGTTACGGCACGGCGCTCCACCAAGAAATGATCCAAAAATACGGACTTTGTCCGATTCATCGGCGCAGCTTTCGGCCGATCAAACAGGTTGCGAAAAGCTAA
- a CDS encoding alpha/beta fold hydrolase has product MNEYNHQEIEKKWQKVWTGQNIYRTREDKGRPKFYILDMFPYPSGVGLHVGHPKGYIATDIFGRAKSMQGYNVLHPMGWDAFGLPAENYAIQNKVHPRQATEENIKTFKNQLAILGFTYDWEREINTTDPAYYKWTQWAFIQMFKKGLAYESYEPINWCPSCKTGLANEDLENGLCERCGSEVERKPIRQWVLKITDYADRLLNDLEKLPDWEESIKEMQRNWIGRSEGVEIEFKIKNNGEQQYNPPINWWVNSGDGDVWFFVTFPTYSRGLFFEEQGEAQKIINIFEQIVKEKKYQVADIAVMPEHVHLLVKRGKKDDLEKIVKNLKGISSRLYDQSEEHLWAKSFEYETIENQVDFDKVISYLQNNPIKAGLPKDGRLLSEYRMTTIGGSVDRIKVFTTRPDTLYGATYLVLSPEYAWLNSVSPEYAWLNHQLIGGLTNADEVVAYIEKTKQKTDLARQAEKEKTGVELKGIKAINPVNGDELPIFIADYVLSSYGTGAIMAVPAHDERDFEFAKKFNLPIIPVIKDEDKDKRGTILVIHGLCGNSNENWFPWLKDNAQKIGYEVLVPDLPNADEPKMEEWLSVLAGLKEKLVGEIIVIGHSLGAAVACKFVEENNLKINKLILVAPTGSSQGEDNWQALKSAGVTDSGIQAIKDFNGVKIDWKNLQSLIESPFICMSDNDPYIPLEVQNDYKGINPAIRIFSNCGHFNQKAGFIKFPELMAEIMDGAYVGKGGLVNSGEFDGMEVDEAKKKITKKVGGKLTVQYKLRDWVFSRQRYWGEPIPLVKCDKCGWVAVPEKDLPVELPDVRFYEPTGTGESPLANITDWVNTTCPECGGPAKRETNTMPQWAGSSWYYLRYIDPHNDTALVDKKKEKYWSPVDFYVGGAEHATRHLIYARFWHKFLYDIGAVNYDEPFKRLQHVGLILAEDGRKMSKRWGNVINPNDIVRDYGADAMRVYEMFMGPFSQPCAWSTDGLVGARRFLVKIWKLQDKVKETEIEKLEIKKLVHKTIKKVTEDIENFRFNTAISAMMILVNEMEKEESISAANFQFLISILSPFAPHICEELWQKLGHIDSITVRPWPKYDEKLIVDDVVSLVVQVNGKLRENIEVAKDITEKEATELVLASEKIQKWLEGKTPKKIIFVPGKLINIVV; this is encoded by the coding sequence ATGAATGAATATAATCACCAAGAAATAGAAAAGAAATGGCAGAAGGTTTGGACAGGGCAAAATATTTATCGCACTCGAGAAGACAAGGGTAGACCCAAGTTTTACATTTTGGATATGTTTCCCTATCCCTCTGGTGTGGGACTACATGTTGGTCATCCCAAAGGATATATTGCTACTGATATTTTTGGTCGGGCTAAATCAATGCAGGGCTACAATGTGCTCCATCCCATGGGATGGGACGCTTTTGGCTTGCCGGCAGAAAACTACGCTATCCAAAACAAAGTTCATCCGCGCCAGGCGACAGAAGAAAATATCAAAACTTTCAAAAATCAGCTAGCCATACTCGGTTTCACTTACGATTGGGAAAGAGAAATCAATACTACTGACCCGGCGTATTACAAATGGACGCAGTGGGCTTTTATTCAGATGTTCAAAAAAGGTCTTGCTTACGAATCATACGAGCCGATCAACTGGTGTCCATCTTGCAAAACCGGTCTAGCCAACGAAGATCTGGAAAACGGTCTTTGCGAACGTTGCGGTTCAGAAGTAGAACGTAAACCCATTCGACAGTGGGTGCTAAAGATTACCGATTACGCCGACCGACTACTAAACGATTTGGAAAAATTGCCGGACTGGGAAGAGTCGATCAAAGAAATGCAGAGGAATTGGATTGGGAGGTCGGAGGGGGTAGAGATAGAATTTAAAATTAAAAATAATGGTGAGCAGCAGTATAACCCACCAATTAATTGGTGGGTTAACAGTGGTGACGGAGACGTTTGGTTTTTTGTTACTTTCCCGACTTACAGCCGAGGTTTATTTTTTGAAGAGCAAGGTGAGGCTCAGAAAATAATCAATATTTTTGAGCAGATTGTTAAGGAAAAAAAATATCAAGTGGCAGATATCGCGGTTATGCCAGAGCACGTACACCTGCTTGTTAAACGCGGAAAAAAAGACGATTTGGAAAAGATTGTTAAAAACCTCAAAGGTATTAGTTCTCGTTTGTATGATCAAAGCGAGGAGCATTTATGGGCTAAAAGTTTTGAATACGAAACGATAGAGAACCAAGTAGATTTTGATAAGGTGATTAGTTATTTACAAAATAATCCGATCAAGGCGGGTTTGCCAAAAGATGGTAGACTTTTATCCGAGTATCGGATGACTACGATTGGTGGGTCAGTCGACAGGATTAAGGTGTTTACTACTCGACCGGACACGCTCTATGGCGCAACTTATTTAGTATTGTCGCCGGAGTACGCGTGGTTAAACTCAGTGTCGCCGGAGTACGCGTGGTTAAACCACCAATTAATTGGTGGTTTAACCAATGCAGATGAAGTGGTGGCTTATATCGAGAAGACCAAGCAAAAAACCGATCTAGCTCGCCAGGCGGAAAAAGAAAAAACCGGCGTTGAGTTAAAAGGCATCAAAGCTATCAATCCGGTTAATGGCGACGAGCTGCCGATTTTTATTGCCGACTATGTTTTGTCCAGTTACGGCACGGGAGCTATCATGGCAGTGCCAGCTCACGATGAAAGAGATTTTGAATTTGCCAAGAAATTTAACTTGCCGATCATTCCGGTTATTAAAGATGAGGATAAAGATAAACGTGGAACAATTTTGGTTATTCATGGACTATGCGGAAATTCTAATGAAAATTGGTTTCCGTGGTTAAAAGATAATGCCCAAAAAATTGGTTATGAGGTTTTAGTCCCAGATCTACCAAATGCAGATGAACCAAAAATGGAAGAATGGTTGTCGGTTTTAGCTGGTCTAAAAGAAAAATTAGTTGGTGAGATAATTGTAATTGGTCATAGTTTGGGCGCTGCAGTGGCTTGTAAATTTGTTGAAGAAAATAATTTGAAAATAAATAAGTTAATTTTAGTTGCGCCGACTGGGTCAAGTCAAGGTGAAGATAATTGGCAAGCGTTAAAAAGTGCTGGTGTAACAGATAGTGGCATTCAAGCAATTAAAGATTTTAACGGAGTGAAAATTGATTGGAAAAATTTGCAAAGTTTAATCGAAAGTCCGTTTATTTGTATGTCAGACAATGATCCATATATTCCGTTGGAAGTTCAGAATGATTATAAAGGAATAAATCCGGCAATTAGAATATTTTCTAACTGCGGTCATTTTAATCAAAAAGCGGGTTTTATCAAGTTTCCTGAATTAATGGCGGAGATCATGGATGGGGCTTATGTCGGCAAAGGTGGTTTGGTTAATTCAGGAGAATTTGATGGTATGGAAGTTGATGAAGCCAAGAAAAAAATTACTAAAAAAGTTGGCGGCAAACTGACCGTCCAATACAAACTTCGCGATTGGGTGTTTTCTCGCCAGCGTTATTGGGGCGAGCCGATTCCGCTCGTCAAATGCGACAAATGCGGCTGGGTAGCAGTACCGGAAAAAGATTTGCCGGTCGAGCTTCCTGATGTAAGATTTTACGAGCCAACCGGTACGGGTGAATCACCGCTAGCTAATATTACCGACTGGGTAAATACCACTTGCCCGGAGTGCGGCGGACCAGCTAAACGTGAAACCAACACCATGCCACAGTGGGCTGGATCATCTTGGTATTATTTACGTTATATCGATCCGCACAATGATACGGCGCTAGTCGACAAGAAAAAAGAAAAATATTGGTCGCCGGTTGATTTTTACGTTGGTGGAGCTGAGCACGCGACACGACATTTGATTTACGCTAGATTTTGGCACAAATTTTTGTATGATATTGGCGCGGTAAATTATGATGAGCCGTTTAAGAGATTGCAACACGTTGGATTGATACTAGCTGAAGACGGTCGCAAGATGAGTAAGCGTTGGGGCAACGTGATAAACCCAAACGATATCGTCCGCGATTATGGCGCTGACGCCATGCGTGTTTACGAAATGTTTATGGGACCTTTTTCGCAACCCTGCGCTTGGAGTACAGATGGGTTGGTTGGAGCTAGAAGATTTTTGGTTAAGATATGGAAATTGCAAGATAAAGTAAAGGAGACGGAAATTGAGAAATTAGAAATTAAGAAATTGGTTCATAAGACGATTAAAAAGGTTACCGAAGATATTGAAAACTTTAGGTTCAACACCGCTATCTCGGCGATGATGATTTTGGTTAACGAAATGGAAAAGGAAGAAAGTATTTCAGCCGCCAATTTTCAATTTCTCATTTCTATATTATCTCCTTTTGCTCCGCATATCTGCGAAGAGTTGTGGCAAAAGCTTGGTCACATTGACAGTATTACTGTGCGGCCTTGGCCGAAATATGACGAGAAGCTGATTGTTGACGACGTTGTTAGCTTAGTCGTTCAGGTCAACGGCAAACTAAGAGAAAATATTGAAGTAGCAAAAGACATCACGGAAAAAGAAGCAACCGAGCTGGTGCTAGCAAGCGAAAAAATACAGAAATGGCTAGAAGGGAAAACACCAAAGAAAATAATTTTTGTTCCGGGTAAATTAATTAATATAGTTGTTTAA
- a CDS encoding sugar phosphate nucleotidyltransferase — translation MQAVILAAGRGVRMQPLTYEIPKPMLRVQGKPILAYTIDLLPAEIDEIIIVVGYLGDQIKEYFGQDYNGRKVVYVEQQELLGTGHALSLCRDILHDRFLVLMGDDIYSAADIPRCLEYEQSILAKEVTAEEKRNYGAFEINDKGDLIGITEKELPTGDKFLVNTGLYVLDMTFFDYDLVSIKDGKEFGLPQTLVNVAKDHPIRIVKTDYWLPIGYPDDIEKAEIYLRKNGVIR, via the coding sequence ATGCAAGCAGTGATACTAGCCGCCGGTCGTGGCGTACGTATGCAGCCTTTGACTTACGAAATACCAAAACCGATGCTCCGAGTGCAAGGCAAACCCATACTTGCTTACACCATAGATTTGTTGCCGGCAGAAATCGACGAAATTATTATTGTTGTTGGTTATCTCGGCGATCAGATCAAGGAATATTTCGGGCAAGACTACAACGGTAGAAAGGTTGTTTATGTCGAGCAGCAAGAACTGCTCGGTACAGGGCACGCATTGTCTTTATGTCGGGATATATTGCACGACAGATTTCTGGTTTTGATGGGAGATGATATATATTCTGCTGCCGATATTCCGCGCTGTTTGGAGTACGAGCAAAGTATACTTGCCAAAGAAGTGACAGCCGAAGAAAAAAGAAATTACGGGGCGTTTGAAATAAACGACAAAGGAGATCTGATCGGTATTACCGAAAAAGAATTGCCGACCGGAGATAAGTTTTTGGTCAACACCGGTTTGTATGTACTAGACATGACATTTTTTGACTACGATTTAGTCTCGATCAAAGACGGCAAAGAGTTTGGCCTACCGCAGACACTGGTGAATGTGGCCAAAGATCATCCGATCCGCATCGTGAAAACAGATTACTGGTTGCCGATAGGTTATCCTGATGATATCGAAAAAGCGGAGATATATTTGAGGAAAAATGGAGTGATTAGATAG
- a CDS encoding adenine phosphoribosyltransferase yields MNLDEKIRKIPNWPKEGILFYDVTTLFEDPAALRYTIDKMIEPYRGQKIDKIVAIDARGFLLATPMALEMNTGVSLVRKKGKLPHKTVEASYEKEYGPDTIVMHEDTIKPGEKVLIVDDLLATGGTMLASVELVRKLGGEVVGASVLVNLSFLPGLEKLKAEGIRVNYLVEYNNEAVV; encoded by the coding sequence ATGAACCTAGACGAAAAGATTCGCAAGATTCCCAATTGGCCAAAAGAGGGTATTTTGTTTTACGACGTGACTACGCTTTTTGAAGATCCGGCGGCGCTACGTTATACTATCGACAAAATGATCGAGCCGTATCGCGGACAAAAAATCGACAAGATAGTAGCTATCGACGCGCGCGGATTCTTGCTCGCAACGCCAATGGCGCTAGAAATGAACACCGGAGTATCTCTAGTCCGCAAGAAAGGCAAACTACCCCACAAAACTGTGGAAGCTAGTTACGAAAAAGAATATGGTCCAGATACGATAGTCATGCACGAAGATACTATCAAACCCGGGGAAAAGGTTTTGATTGTTGACGATCTGCTTGCTACCGGCGGCACGATGCTGGCGTCAGTGGAGCTGGTACGAAAGCTTGGAGGAGAGGTAGTGGGTGCTAGCGTTTTGGTAAACCTGTCGTTTTTGCCAGGGCTGGAAAAGTTGAAAGCTGAAGGAATAAGAGTAAATTATTTGGTGGAGTATAATAATGAGGCGGTAGTGTAA